The genome window ACATTGACCCTGTCCTCATTTATCAGATTATTTTGTGCTACAAATTCGTAACGCTTTTGAAATTATGCTTGGTTATATTCGTTGTCAATGTGTAATCCAGTGCCATACCAAAAATAACGTATCGTTGAATTTGTTTTCTTATCAGTTACAAGACTGttgtaatgaaaatatgtaGTATCATTTAAAGATACTTCGATAACCTTGAAATCTCTAAAAAAAAGTGACcccgagaaaatatttttgactaTCATCATATTTGCCCCTTCGTACCGAATATtctttattgatattttttcctaTCACAAAAGATAAGTAAGATATTTAAGatgaatacaaatattttttgtagctACTCGGAAGTTAACATAATCGAAGcagttcaattaaaatttcgttccagTAAATGATGATCAGATATACCAGCTTAgcgaaacattgaaaattttcacgaCCACGTATTTTCGAACTTGTCGCAACTTTAACGATTATTGACTTTCGAAACAATGATAATGACATGTCAAAAGTTTCGCATATCGTACATATAACGGGCATAcctatattcataaaagatatctacaaaatatttcgaacattTTCATCAGTttgtttaaatgaaataatgcCGTGTACGATCTCTTTCATGCTCTAAATGATCAAACAAACGTTTGTCTGTTTACTAACTGTTAATCAATAGTTTTTTGGAGTTTGGTATTTATTGATTCATTCAAATTAGATTTGTATATTGTGTATTTCATCACCAAGTACAAATATGTGATCATACAGGATACTCGGAGATAATTCACACGTGCCCGACGCCCAAGCAAAAGGGCGTCGTTAGAAATCGTACCAACTTAACATGTAGGAACTAGTGATCATACCAACATATTATTTCCACAACAAAAACTTTAACCTTACAATGTCAACGGCCAAGGTTACTGTCGCATATCATCTCTGTTTTCGTTTCACGTTCAGACAGAATCGATCGTATAGACGTTCTCTTGTTAAATTGGCCTGTTAACCAAACAGTAGAATACTTTCAGTGGACCGAGAAAGATCAGGTACTGTAACTATTTACGAGCGTGTATTTCGTGAGAAAGTTAGTAAACCGTAGCTGGTAAAACGTTATTGAAATATGCTCTATCGCGTGTAACGGTTACGTACATTTGATTTCTATTGACACGATTTGAATTTGGTCTGTGTGTAATATACATTGTCGGCCATAAACGGAAGCGCAAACAATCGATATAATCAAAGcagttcaattaaaatttcgttccagTAAATGGTGATCAGATATACCAGCTTAgcgaaacattaaaaaatttcacgaCCACGTATTTTCGAACTTGTTGCAAACTTTAACGATAGAAGCGCAATAGTTGACTCTCGAAACAATGATAATGACATGTCAAAAGTTTCGCATATCGCACGTATAACGGGTATAcctatattcataaaagatatctacaaaatatttcgaacattTTCATCAGTTtgtttaaatgaaattctgcCGTGTACGATCTATTTCATGCTCTAAATGATCAAACAAACGTTTGTCTGTTTACTAACTTTTAATCAATAGTTTTTTGGAGTTTGGTATTTATTGATCAATTCGGATTAGATTTGTATATTGTGTATTTCATCACCAAGTACAAATATATGATCATACAGGATACTCAAGGATAATTCATATGTGGCCGACGCCCAAGCAAAAGGGCGTCGTTAGAAGTCGTACCAACCTAGCATGTAGGAATTAGTAATCATACCAACATATTATTTCCTCAACAAAAACTTTAGAACCTTACAATGTCAACGGCCAAGGTTACTGTCGCATATCATCTCTCTTTTCGTTTCACGTTCAGACAGAATCGATCGTATAGACGTTCTTTTGTTAAATTGGTCTGTTAACCAAACAGTAGAATACTTTCAGTGGACCGACAACGATCAGGTACTGTAACTATTTACGACCGTGTATTTCGTGAGAAAGTTAGTAAACCGTAGCTGGTAAAACGTTATTGAAATATGCTCTATCGCGTGTAACGGTTACGTACATTTGATTTCTATTGACACGATTTGAATTTGGTCTGTGTGTAATATACATTGTCGGTCATAAACGGAAGCGCAAACAATCGAAGcagttcaattaaaatttcgttccagTAAATGGTGATTAGATATACCAGCTTAgcgaaacattgaaaaatttcacgaCCACTTATTTTCGAACTTTTCGCAAACTTTAACGATACAAGCGCGATAATTGACTCTCGAAACAATGATAATGACATGTCAAAAATTTCGCATATCGCACATATAACGGGCATAcctatattcataaaagatatctacaaaatatttcgaacattTTCATCAGTttgtttaaatgaaataatgcCGTGTACGATCTGTTTCATGCTCTAAATGATCAAACAAACGTTTGTCTGTTTACTAACTGttaattaatagttttttGGAGTTTGGTATTTATTGATCAATTCGGATTAGATTTGTATATTGTGTATTTCATCACCAAGTACAAATATATGATCATACAGGATACTCGAGGATAATTCATATGTGGCCGACGCCCAAGCAAAAGGGCGTCGTTAGAAGTCGTACCAACTTAGCATGTAGGAACTAGTGATCATACCAACTTATTATTTCCTCAACACTAACTTTAGAACCTTACAATGTCAACGGCCAAGGTTACTGTCGCATATCATCTCTCTTTTCGTTTCACGTTCAGACAGAATCGATCCTGTAGACGTTCTCTTGTTAAATTGGCCAGTTAACCAGGCAGTAGAATACTTTCAGTGGACCGACAACGATCAGGTACTGTAATTATTTACGAGCGTGTGTCTCGTGAGAAAGTTAGTAAACCGTAGCTGGTAAAACGTTATTGAAATAAGTTCTATCGCTCTAACGATTACGTACATTTGATTTCCACTGACACGATTTGAATTTGGCtgtatgtaatatacattGTCGGCCATAAATACAAGCGTAAACAATCGTTATATTTGTTTAGAAAGGTAGGAAATCTTTGTATTTGGAGACTTGTATATTAAACGTCAAATTTTTATGCTTGtactaaaattaagaaaaaaaagaaatgtttaatatgaaaaaggGTGTTATCAATGAAATAATGTAAGTCGAAGAtgatcaaattaaattataatagaagGTAAATAACTCGACCttgaatatttacaattgGTAGTTTACTTCTGAAAGGAGTATAAACCGATAAACAGGATAGATAATTTGAAGTGTTGAACGTTACTATGTTACTCGTATATACATGTAGTACTTTATTCCTGACAGTCTGTAGCCTGTGACGACGCTGTTCACATATCTCTTAAGTGAGTATCGTTACTAAGTTACCGCGTGATAATGTTGAATTATCTATTATAACGATTATCTAACGCTGTTAAGTTGATAGGTTCGCTTATTACAAATATGTTTtcctaaatattataattaaatatatatatatttaatattcatatattatatatacattattatttatatttatataatataatatagcgtgtgaatatgaaatatatgtagtatgaatatttaaatacgatgcttttatttaatttcaagaaaaaaaatttatttgcgtTATTTTTGTTTTGCCATGGAGACTGCAAAGAATAGAGATCcggtaaataaatacatacatacgtgcttttatttaatttcgtcaAATTTCCTAACTGAATTTTCTAAAACTTTCGTATGAAACATGGAACTCTCGTCgaataaaagtgaaaagatggaaaaggaaataaagaagCTTTCCAAATTCATTTTGGTACTCGGTTAGTTTTAACCGTATAtcatatgacgtaatatgaaaataatataagtcAATTTTCGTTGACAATTAGtatctaatttataattagttACGGATAAAGAGAACATCAAACGTGAAtacgtgtatatttttctaattagaaCAGAATAGATaatgtttcttgttttatGAATCACAGCATACATCCATACAATATCATATATGCATTTACGATCAATTTAGAGATACAGCGAGCGGAGTATTCGACATAATTTTTAGTACGTAGATTTTATTCTGTACTATGtagataaattaatacgtatgTACCATTTCTTTAGTTTCCTGCTTAGAGATATGAAATTGTATAGAAATCCGTAGTCTAATTAACGAATGGAATTATCAATCTCTTGAGAATTAATGCTCGTTCGCGGTAGTGACTTTCACTTATTTATTTCCTTGTCATGGTTTGACAAAAGTAATGCAGAAGGACGAAGATATCAAAGGAAatctgaaattataaaaaagttttacaataatttatattaaacatatgTGTAAAGTTTCGCAATGAAAAGACAGGTATTCTATGAAAGTTATTTGTTAGCAAACAGTAACATAGGAGGTAAAAATCGGAGCCGCAGTGAAGGCTGTTAACGTGTACTTGTATAGCGTAGAAATCGACGAAACGAATAGAATCGTGATTATTATTGCTTAGTGGTTAgatgatttttattctatagTGTATGTGTAACAATACGTGAAAAAGAAGGATAGCAGGAGGTGAGAAAagaggtatatatatataccagatacgtacgtattacgttacgtTGCAGAAATCGAACCAATACTTAATAGATTACACACAGATACCTGGTCCCcgttatttacatattttatttacatatggGCGATAAGACGCAGAAACCTCTCTCGAGAAATCGTATCAGGCATCGGTGTCACGGCGAACCGAGCGCCGATGACCAAAATATTCTCCAACATCGAATCGTCCATTATCTGTTTTAGTCAGTCACTGAGAAAACATCAAGAGGTCTACATCTTAAGTCATTTCGGTCGACATCTTCGTATAGGATACTTAAGTAATAACATAAGAACGTGAGtcgttttttaaaataaacatttagcCCCTTCCTTACacgtatttaaaattacattacgtTACATGAAcattactttatataaaatcaatgtagagatattattttctcttgaAAGTATACCGATGTATCAGGATGTGTAAaagatgaattatttttataggaaatgACGAAAGTCTTCTTATACGTAAATGACATTAGTCCACCATGTCGTGCCGTTCTAATGGTGGCTAAGGAAGTTAAGCTGGATTACAAGATTCGTGAAGTTAACCTGGACAATGAGGACCATCTAACAgaggaatttttaaaagtaaaaaatttagcTCTTCCCACTGAACGAAACgcgttaaaatgaaattcaaatttctacttgtttctaattttttttaccaGATGAATCCTTTGCACACGATTCCGGTGTTGGAAGATCACGGATGTATTATTGCGGATAggtgaaacatttttatatcttctacCTAATTCTTGATgtattcatttaataattagcatcgatttctttttagtcACGCTATCGCCGGTTATATGGTTGATGAGTTTTCAAATCGTATGGCTCTGTACCCGAAAGAACTGCAGAAACGAGCTCTGGTTATTCAATGTTTCATATTCGACGCGGCGGTATTGTTCCCTGCTGTGAAACGCGCCGTGGTAAGTGATTCTTTGTTCATGTATACACCGAGGAGAGTGGTGAAGTTTATTTGGCGTATGTCAGATTTTTCACATCTTATTGTCATCTTATCCAATTGTGTCATCGGCTTACGTTTTCCCATCGTTGGGAAATCCGTTGCACGTATAAAACAATGGTGATTGCTAATACTTGTATAGTCAAGCATCCAAAAGCCAGTTTTCCAGATTCACTTTCACCGCGACTCGTATAGTaagataaaagaatttcatcGCTACAGATTTTCAAACAAACAGGAAGGAAACGCTTGCGTTGCGCATTTACATAGGTTGGTTCGTGCACTCCTATCGATGGTGCTGCAGTAGACAAAGGCGGCCATTGGGGCGGCCGATTAAGTCGCGCGAAAGGAGGTTAATGCGATTCGCCTTTCCGCATGTATGTACGCGCAGGAGCATTATGTGATACCGGTAGGAAGTTCTTGAGCATCCTATGTACCTTTTACGGCGCCTAATAAAGTCGGCTAACTACACATTTTTGTCCGTGATGGGCCAACTACGAGCGACTCGTTTCCGGACGTATActtctatacatatacactTTTAACTAGTAGCAGGgccgaaataatgttacaGCAAGTTTTAAGCTTTCCCAACAGGAGAAAGAAGCGCGTTTTTGGTTAAGTTGATGCGAATTGgagaaaaagacgaaagatTCTGTTCGgcaagaaattgaaaaaagaggATTATATTAATTCTGCTATGACCTTCGAATTTTTTTACGACTCAATCTTGCTTCGGTTTCGAGCGAGTAAAAAAggcttgtaatattttaagagAATCATTGATATATATTTGAGAGAATCACGAGAGTCATGTATATCAATAATGatttcttttatgttttttttgaATTCAAGCAAATTTTTGAACGGTCACTATATGACGTTTCCAGTTAGGAATCCAGGCTATTAATAAGCTAAGgtgaaaaagaataaatttaggAAAATATACAGATTCTCTCTAGAAACTGAGAGTCCACACTAAAAACCTAAATCTAACCCATAGCGTTGATGTTGTAAGCATACGATACGGTTGAAACGGTAGAACATGTACGTTGTACATAGACTTAGAAGTTATACGAATTAACTTTGACCCTTGGAAATAAATGTGCGTCCGGAAGTTTGGTGTCGTGCAGACTATAACACAGTTGCTCATGACGCAAACCTTCTGCAGAGACAGATAATTTCACAGGCTGATGATATTCACATCattaattcgaaatatttacaattttattatatccttGTTCATTCAAACTTACATTTTCTacactttatatattttttctttttatgttatttgtaACTTTTCACTGTTATAGCGACCGATATTAATGGGAGAAAAGAATTCTATCGCCAAAGAAGATATAGACGCATGTAAAGAAGCGTTCTCACAGTTGAATAAGCTTCTGGAGGGTAAGAGATGGTTGCTCGATCACGAAACTTACACTGTCGCGGATATTAGTTGCGTAGCTACGGCCTCCAGTGCCTCTGTAagttgtttaatttttgttaaaacgaATATCACAACGTTTCGAGAATCAGATGACATCTCTCCGAATGTTTTCTTTAGGTTCTGGTAGATGTAGATCAATATCCGAATGTAAAGGCTTGGATGAAATGTTGCGAAGAAAGAATACCGAGCTACAGAGAATGCAATTTACCAGGACTTACAAAATTCCATGCTCTTCTTGCTCCCGCACTTTCCAATCcctaaatatataaactatacctatatatgtatatatatatatatatatatatatttaatatatatatatttattgtatctaTAATCAGAATGGCAACAAAGTGGAAGAGTGAAGTGTTTGCTTTGATAATAAGTGTggaattctaataatttttttttaatttttatatatcattttcgtattttgtaattctgctataatttgttatatatacagTTGTatgacaaatattaataaaaatacatatatatctttatcaGATTCATTTtatactctctctctctctctctctctcttagcTTCACttaaaaaacgtaaacaaaatgTCGTTTAAGTAGCGACGCATTATTCATCGAATGGCGTGCAGTAACGCTCGAGCGAAGGTCTCATTTCATTATTGTCAACATGCAGTGCATATCATTCACCGGACACGATGTTTCCCGGAAGGGTAGATAACTCGTATTCTGATTAATATGCCTTTTTTCGCGTATTTTCACTTTTGTCTTTTTGCGATATTccttttgtatctttttctctgATTTCTAGCGTTATCAAAGATATCTGTATGGTCACATGATCGACATTCGACCGTGAGGACCACACAAGGAGCAACGATTGCGAGCCATAGAATTTCTCCGTTGTTTTATCAATGCGACATGGATCGATAGATAAACAAAAGAATGCTAGAGAATTCGTACAATTATACTCCACCGTATTTTTTGGTCTTGCTGGATCTAAAGTACacgcgatattttctatacCTACACTCtttcgttattatattaaagacTAGTCGTGTCTCATAATATTTAACCAgatcaattatattattatatcttctGTGAAAAGTTCAAGATTGAATTTCGAGATGTTAGGCGATTCAAACAACTCTACCTTACCATGTCAAAGAGTCGGTATGGCTCAAGATACGATTACTTAGCGTTGCGGATCGAAGGAGAGGCGTTATCAGAAGCCAAATATTACACATTATTGTCACCATCATCGCCGAGACAATATCATCAAGAGCCTCTTTTTACGTCCTTTAATTCGCGTATTTATGATTATTACGACGACGACATGTCCTGTTTGCTCTGGACTCTGGACACGTTTACACAGCGGATCTATAAATTGCAAGCCTTCGTCAGATTTTGCTAGGCCTCTACGCCGTTTCGTAACCGTGAAAATCGTGGCTGATATCCATTTTCTCGATTAGTATTCGAGACGCTTCATTTTCAGCTGTTTCATAGTTATTTGTATGGCAGACGAAAAATCAACTTGGGAGTTTCGAGTTTCACGAAATTGTGTGCCGTTATGACGTATGCGGATATGGAAACGAGGAAGGTTGGTTTAATTGGTAATCAAGAAAATTCATGGTCTACAGTGACGAGTCAAAACTGTGTTGCCAACGGTTTGATGGAACCTACGCAATCGCTGACATTGAACCTGTTCATGGCACGGACAAACGTCTTTTTGCCTTCTTTTTTGTTACTCCATTGAAACTGGTTGCGACTACATTTGTAATAGTTTATCATTACACCGCGGTGCATCGTATGTTTGATAGAAAGTTGCAAGAATAATACCAATAACAGTAACTTGGTATGCATCGTTAGGTTTTCTGTTTAgcattatttgattttatatattgatttGATTTGTAGATTTACACAAATTTAAGACCAATCTCGTATATGGCACAGTGGATGCGCACGAGACATTCTGTTTCTCGTTGCTTCGTCCAAAAATAGATGCGAATCAACGTGATCTCTCTGCAAATCGGAATCTACGTATCGTCTAGAAGATTATTGCACTCGGTAGGTGGTTTCGAGGAATCGAACTGAACGAGTTCCAAGTTTCGCAAGAATCAACCAATCTCGTTTGGAAGAACCATCGACGAGAATTTGATTGTTTCCAGTTGGTTTCTAAAATTTCGATACTCATGAAGTATCGAAAACTGACGGAGACACACCGATTTCAAATAGATTGATTTTAATCttgtcaaatataaaatatgtaatttattttcaatagcAATGAAACGATGTATTCAGGTATGGAAGatcgataaataaagaaattattacctTGTTCCGTTAACACGCTCAACTACTGCACGTTTTGTAATATCGCCGATCTGTCTAAACGACCACTTTCATTGTTTTCTATGTGTGGATATTGTATGGAACACAACGTGATTACGGGAAATGCACACGTTGCACGAGAAGTCGATTAATTAGCCACCACTTCTTCCTTTACCGTGTTTAGTCGTCTCGCAAATGCGTCATACTTCACCTATTTCTTCCTCCTTACCTCTCTCTGTATTTATTAGGTAACTGTCGATGTAACGACGGAGACAGGTTTTTCACTCTTTCTTTTCAATGGGATCTCCCCTTGGCATTAATTCATGCAAcgatttctttactttttgaTATAGTCACCGCAT of Bombus pascuorum chromosome 6, iyBomPasc1.1, whole genome shotgun sequence contains these proteins:
- the LOC132908438 gene encoding glutathione S-transferase 1-like yields the protein MTKVFLYVNDISPPCRAVLMVAKEVKLDYKIREVNLDNEDHLTEEFLKMNPLHTIPVLEDHGCIIADSHAIAGYMVDEFSNRMALYPKELQKRALVIQCFIFDAAVLFPAVKRAVRPILMGEKNSIAKEDIDACKEAFSQLNKLLEGKRWLLDHETYTVADISCVATASSASVLVDVDQYPNVKAWMKCCEERIPSYRECNLPGLTKFHALLAPALSNP